AATTTATGTGGCAGTTAATGGCTCCTCAAATTTATACTTCTTGGTTCATACAAAACTGATCAAGTCTCTTTTCAAATGACAGAATCGTTGTGCTTCCAGAACCATATTTGGCAGAGTCTATTCTATGCATCCACCACTCTTGCCGTGAAATACATTTGGTGCAGTCTTGCTAcatttttgtttaaatattttcaatcTATTGCCACGATATGTTAATCCTTCCCAGCACACAAGTATAGAAGAGGCAAAGATACACTTCAGGTCTCATAAACTTTGCTTCAGGTGTTTTCATGCTTGGATAGTAAACAAGACCCTCAAATCAAATACTTTATATTGGAAAGCTACCACAGTTAAGTTTGATAATCCATGAGTAGCTGCAGGGGAATAACTTTCCATAAGTCTAATTCTTACACTCTCTTCCTCTGAACACATTTATAACTTCCACATGACTTTATCAACAAACTATCAATACATAATATACATACAGTACACATCTGCAAATACAtaaatccccacacacacacacacacacacacacacacacacatttcatcaaATGAGTTTGACACTCCGCCTGGACGCTAACCTTTCTTCTTTACGAAAGCAGCACTTAGTGGGCAATTTTCTGCCTTTGGGCTGTTTCCTTAAGTGAAAAAGGTGCTTGAAGGATATcaggaaatacagttttccatataGATCCACTTAACTGTGGAATGACCGACTGAGGCATGGAGACGGGACCCCATGGGCATGGCACGTTccctgtatatcacaactaggtaaatacacagatGAGACACGTGGTGATGAAACAAAAATATGGGAGGTAATGCATGAGGTGATGAGAGGTTCGGGAATGAGGGGGCGTGGGTGGAagctaaaaaaataaatgcagtgctcaaagaatggaaaaaaaatgtatccTCCTAACAATATGTTAACCTATGTAACAATTGGAATACAGAAATTGTGGGTTTTATAAAAGTAATATCCCTAATTTCAAGAAAGAGAAATATTAGCACATGAACACACCTCAAatttgataacacacacacacacacacacacacacacacacacacacacacacacacacacacacacacagttttaaaTAGTATTTAAGGTAATGGCTAATCTCAAATACAAATGCACTAAGAGATGGACAGTGCTAAGCCAATGACGAGAGGTGATGTTCAGGTGTACAGGTGAATAGTGAAAGGTTCCCGAGCAAGGACTAGCACTGCCACTCAGACTTATACTCACCAAAGTATCTGACAGACATCCTCATTCTGTACTGTGATGGTTTGCATGTTAAGAACTACAAATAATCACTCCGACATACTAATGAGTCTTGTTCCTGAAGACATGATATGAACTGATTTTGTGCCTGTGGGAGACACGACTGAGGGGATGACTAGGGTTGGGTTGCAAGTTGCAGCAAGGGTGAGGGGCTGGTCCTGGCCAAAACTGGTGAAGGTGTGCATTTTCTTTTGTTCTATGCTGAATATAGTTGCTATAAATACAATAATTTGTTCAGTGTGCTGAAATTTGTCACAAAAACTTATTCTTTACTTAAGATTTTTGATTAATGTACATTTTGTTTTCAAATACAAAGTATTCAAATAGTAAAAGGGATATGATAAAACTTTGGGGAGAGGAATTTATACAATCAAATTTGTGTCAGGAAATCAGTGTGATTAATTTAATTTCTCTTCACTATCTTAAAACAAATAACTGTTGGAATTTTAGCCACGTCTTCCTGGACTACCTAAAGAGTTTTGCAGGGAGCTAATTTGCCTCTTGGGGCTACACTTGACCCATATAGCATTGAGATGCCCAGCTGACCACACTGGCACCACCTTGATCCGTCCATCGAGTGTGCTGCTCTATTGCATCTTTTTGGTCCGGGTCTGAGGGCCTATTTTTTGCTTCCGCTGATGGTACATGTGGTTCATCATCTTGTACATTGCTGCAGAGGAAAACCAATGACATGTTGAAGTCTAATATTCACTGTGGCAACACTTTTGATTACTAAGAAATGAATTACCTTTTACATCCTACAATAATGTGACAAATTAGTTATGCAAGTCTTACGTGATGATTTAGATCAGAGTTCTAACTTTTTGTAATGTTAGTTTTATTTTTAGCATTTTATCATCACAGCTGATTTGCTAGCCTCTAGACTGTACTAAGCGTCTTGTGCCTCTCACCATCTATATACTTGTATGGTTCTTCATTTGTGAAGTACAAAGTTAAAtactatccatctgtctatctatagtTCAGTCTTCAAttttccctgttctggcactctgTCTCTGCACATTCAATCCCCACATctactgtctctgtctctccattACTCATCCACTCTATCAATCCTTTTTAGCTGTGGTAGTGGTCTTTCCTGATACCATGTCCTTCAATTTGGCTCTTATATTCCTTTCAGTCATCATTTGTATACATCAAATGCCCAAACCATCTCAAGAGTTCCATGCTTCACCCCTCGTTAAACCCTTACCAAAACTTTTGTACACTTTTGCATCCATCTCTCCGTCTCATCTTGACCCACTAATGCTCCTCTTATATAGCTTATTTCCAGTGCTGTGCTACATTCCATGTTCATGTCTCTGTTTATGAGTGTTAGGAGAAAAATGTTAACTCTTATACCCTCCTTTACCCTCATAATTACACTTTGTTTCATAAATCTCCCCAGCACACCCATCTTGTCTGCCCTTTATTGTTCTCCCCCTTATTTCTCCTTCCATTATCCCATACTTACATAAAATCATCCCAAAATATTTAAATTGTCACTGCcactatcttctcttcccttggtAGTCTATTGCAACTTTGAAAACTTTGGTCCTGATCTACGTAACCCTGCAattaacccttagacggcggtggaactatatatagacggtccaaaattcagtcagtcagttttgtacgGCAgatatataacaacacttccagattgcagtAGAATCTATATAAAGACCATAGTCAAAACATTTCTTATGTGGTGCAACTATAtctatgctacggtcctaaggttggCAGTGACTATAATTATACAGACGATTCATTTttggggggagctactcttcaaatattGTCGCCGTCTAAAGGTTAACTGTGTCAAAAGAAAGCATTTCACTCACACTGACGGGGAATGCTGCTGCTACTGAGTCATTTATCAGTCTGTTAAAAAAGAACTAGTTACCTGATTACTATTTTCATAATTTGTGACCCCATTTCTCATAAAGGAATATGGTGAGTCAAAAAGGTAGTTATTAGATTGGATCTCACAAGGTAATGTTCCCTTCTCTGAACTGCAACACCTTTATATccaattttatttttgtttttaacccggtagcagcgatgggccaaatttgtggctttaccatgtggcagtgatgggccaaatttgtgccatgatataaacccccccaaaaagatgatgcataaactaatcacaaattctttgatatatattatgaaatggtttgtgtgagtgatgattttttctcatttttttcacttagaGGGTCCAggaagaaacatgatccctgctgctgctGAGTCAAGTAATGGGATTTTGGTACCATCTCTGCATTTGTATAGAGCAAGGTAGATGATGACCATGACAATAGAATATGCAAGGTGGAGTAAATACTCATCACTAGAGGCTTCTTGTGCCCCTACGTaccaggaaagaagaagaacaggatgtAGCTCCGTAGGATGTTGGGGAAGTAAAATCCAAAGTTGATTGAATTGGGCAGCGACACTGAGAACTTCCCAGTTTCCTCAAAATATGGGATGCTTCTATTGGGACATAAGAAGAATACAGTAAGAATATGATGCTAGTAATTATGGATAAAATTTCTTGTATACAAAGACAGAacaatatatataatttataaccACCCACCGTAATATAACCACACCCTCCATGATGAAACCAAGCGGGTAGAGAGGTATCCAGAGTGTGTAGCGGAGCCAAGTGATGAAGCCATTCTCCACGTCATACACTCGCAGCATGTAATAAGGGTACCTGTAAAGAAGGGCTGCAATAAAAAGTCTGCCTCTGAGACACGGCCATGTAAGAAAGATATATCATatgagaagatggagaggatgtGAGAGAAGATAGGACATGGTGAAGGACTATGTAAGCATGAGAAGGGGATGATTGATCTAAAAGAACTTTACTGGAACATCAATCTTTCTGCAACTATGATGCTCTGTTTCCTTGGGAACTTCCCCTTGAGTTTTGGCCACAGCAGTCTCCATTTCTCCCTGTTCAAACACTGCAACAAAAATACCATCCTCTCACCTCTGTCACTTTTTAATGCATTCCTCAATCCTAACAGCCCAGCATCTTATGAATGTGATGAAAAGATGCTAACAACATAACCTGTTATATACATTAATAATTTGATAAACTCCAATGTATTCAAAGCATGACACTGACCTGACCAATTCAATGCTGGACCAcacaagaaagagataaaagatgaCGGGCTTGGTCTGCATCCTGTCTTCTCCTTCAATTAGGCAGAAGAAGATCACCCCTCGTCCTCCAACCTGCGAAGGAGGAACATGTCATAGAAGAATAGAATGTCTGAGACATTTCTGCTGACCACAATCATACAGTGTTGTTACACACGTCTCTCTGTATGAATGATTTGAAAAGTTGCTGCTCAGCCACACCACTGAGCTGTTCTTACTATTATCCCTTTTAACTgtacaaaaggaagaaaacctaATTCAGAGGCATTTTCAAACATTTTGATGATCTGTGCCACACTCCCATAAAATACCAAAGTTGATTGCTGTTCCACTGCAGTTCTCCTGAAACACACCTGCACCAGGGCGGGGATCACTGGGCCACGGGTGTAGCCCACAATGGGATGCAGCACCTCCAGCAGCTGAGTCAGCTGGCACATTCGCATCATCCACCCAACTGCCGCGTATGTCCCCTCCATAGAGTCTGTAAGATGCATGCACAAGTATTAAT
This genomic window from Eriocheir sinensis breed Jianghai 21 chromosome 34, ASM2467909v1, whole genome shotgun sequence contains:
- the LOC127007066 gene encoding very-long-chain (3R)-3-hydroxyacyl-CoA dehydratase-like isoform X1, producing the protein MDEEGTLSPFVYWAQTDATITLRIELRNVQSPQVELEEQQLSFSAIGHGAQGEKKYGFTLQLLRPIDTESSRYRVLERNVEFSLNKAHVEFWPRLLEDTKKPAWLKIDFDKWTHEEDLSDEARDINDDFPGLYEKMQAEELGWPSKRGVSGESLKKVYLFLYNLWQFVGFLYITVVTITRYVKNGPDSMEGTYAAVGWMMRMCQLTQLLEVLHPIVGYTRGPVIPALVQVGGRGVIFFCLIEGEDRMQTKPVIFYLFLVWSSIELVRYPYYMLRVYDVENGFITWLRYTLWIPLYPLGFIMEGVVILRSIPYFEETGKFSVSLPNSINFGFYFPNILRSYILFFFFPAMYKMMNHMYHQRKQKIGPQTRTKKMQ
- the LOC127007066 gene encoding very-long-chain (3R)-3-hydroxyacyl-CoA dehydratase-like isoform X2, which produces MDEEGTLSPFVYWAQTDATITLRIELRNVQSPQVELEEQQLSFSAIGHGAQGEKKYGFTLQLLRPIDTESSRYRVLERNVEFSLNKAHVEFWPRLLEDTKKPAWLKIDFDKWTHEEDLSDEARDINDDFPGLYEKMQAEELGWPSKRESLKKVYLFLYNLWQFVGFLYITVVTITRYVKNGPDSMEGTYAAVGWMMRMCQLTQLLEVLHPIVGYTRGPVIPALVQVGGRGVIFFCLIEGEDRMQTKPVIFYLFLVWSSIELVRYPYYMLRVYDVENGFITWLRYTLWIPLYPLGFIMEGVVILRSIPYFEETGKFSVSLPNSINFGFYFPNILRSYILFFFFPAMYKMMNHMYHQRKQKIGPQTRTKKMQ